A single genomic interval of Lathyrus oleraceus cultivar Zhongwan6 chromosome 7, CAAS_Psat_ZW6_1.0, whole genome shotgun sequence harbors:
- the LOC127104386 gene encoding uncharacterized protein LOC127104386, which yields MNLNQDDLKLLVEQITDFDYFSKNGYNLWIFFKVQEWSSFFDMLNGSTYPYLVKDFWAWAEVFDESAAREELELLVNRDNSLKGKTKKEARLKEFEEMEIRSAVMGVDMVITQNKIAKLLRAPNSSKYVVGTKYHSPEADAIKQYLFEEYGNFYSSDFGKVGNMKDNFRLLFKILINCIIPREGSTNQIFWDHKHFIFYLKNEDKINMSSYIFNHICEAIKDSTKLQKKNVLYARLLPELFFQGRLIDALKSLYDNEDLEEFYGNIISASVLDNTEMKMKCEIFASDIPISVRCTTSNYLKDYPVITKIDNPELIRNFIIQSFKEGNNIRLKDIPNKPIDVHFSKKRKR from the coding sequence ATGAATTTGAACCAAGATGATCTAAAGCTTCTGGTGGAACAAATTACCGACTTTGACTATTTCAGTAAAAATGGGTATAATCTTTGGATATTTTTCAAAGTTCAAGAGTGGTCATCATTTTTTGATATGCTGAATGGATCAACTTATCCTTATCTTGTAAAAGATTTCTGGGCATGGGCAGAAGTTTTTGATGAATCTGCTGCACGTGAAGAACTGGAACTTCTGGTTAATAGGGACAACTCTTTGAAAGGGAAAACAAAGAAAGAAGCAAGATTAAAAGAGTTTGAAGAGATGGAAATTAGATCAGCTGTAATGGGTGTTGATATGGTCATCACTCAAAATAAAATTGCTAAACTTTTAAGAGCTCCAAACTCTAGTAAATATGTTGTGGGAACCAAATACCATAGTCCTGAAGCAGATGCAATTAAACAATATTTGTTTGAAGAGTATGGCAATTTCTATTCCTCTGACTTTGGAAAGGTCGGGAACATGAAGGATAATTTCAGGCTTTTGTTCAAAATTTTAATCAATTGTATAATTCCAAGGGAAGGAAGCACCAATCAGATTTTTTGGGATCACAAACATTTCATTTTCTACCTGAAGAATGAGGACAAGATCAATATGTCATCTTACATCTTCAATCATATATGTGAAGCTATAAAGGATAGCACAAAGCTTCAGAAGAAGAATGTTTTGTATGCTAGATTGTTGCCAGAACTGTTCTTTCAAGGTCGTCTAATTGATGCCCTTAAAAGCTTGTATGATAATGAAGATCTAGAGGAGTTttatggaaatatcatatcagCTTCTGTTCTAGATAACACGGAAATGAAGATGAAATGTGAAATTTTTGCTTCAGATATTCCTATTTCGGTTAGATGTACTACCTCTAATTACCTCAAGGATTATCCTGTCATCACTAAGATAGATAACCCTGAACTAATCAGAAATTTCATCATACAGTCTTTCAAGGAAGGAAATAACATTAGACTTAAAGATATTCCTAATAAACCTATTGATGTTCATTTTTCTAAGAAGAGGAAGCGATAA